In Thalassotalea sp. Sam97, a single window of DNA contains:
- the frr gene encoding ribosome recycling factor → MGKSIDALKVSLNKIRTGRAHASLLDNITVDYYGVATPLNQVGNIATPDARTIAITVFDKGMISAVEKAIMASDLGLNPSSQGTLIRIPLPPLTEERRRDLVKVVGGEIEGGKIAIRNIRRDANSDIKTLNKEKEISDDEARQAEDEIQKITNEFIKQADELAAAKEKELMEI, encoded by the coding sequence ATGGGCAAAAGCATCGACGCGTTAAAAGTAAGCCTTAACAAAATCCGTACCGGTCGTGCGCACGCATCATTACTTGACAATATCACGGTTGATTATTACGGTGTAGCTACGCCATTAAATCAAGTGGGTAACATTGCTACCCCTGATGCACGCACAATCGCCATTACCGTTTTTGATAAAGGCATGATCAGCGCTGTTGAAAAAGCGATTATGGCATCGGATTTGGGCCTAAACCCTTCATCACAAGGTACCTTAATTCGTATTCCATTACCTCCATTAACAGAAGAACGTCGCCGTGATCTTGTTAAAGTGGTTGGTGGTGAAATTGAAGGCGGTAAAATTGCCATTCGTAACATTCGTCGTGATGCTAACTCAGACATCAAAACACTGAACAAAGAGAAAGAAATCAGTGATGATGAAGCGCGCCAAGCAGAAGATGAAATTCAAAAGATTACTAATGAATTCATCAAGCAAGCTGACGAATTAGCAGCCGCAAAAGAAAAAGAGCTGATGGAAATCTAA
- the uppS gene encoding polyprenyl diphosphate synthase — protein MKFTAFLLNGTDVITTNNNSQVTQALPQHVAIIMDGNGRWAQHQGKPRVAGHKAGVESVRDCVRTAREKGVKALTLFAFSSENWMRPEDEVSVLMELFMFVLTREVKRLHKNNIRFQLIGDKTRFSSKLQQKIVDAEQLTKNNDAMVLSVAANYGGRWDIAQATKKIAQSALNGEVNIQDIDEQLLGQHICLADLPELDLLIRTGGDYRISNFLLWQAAYAEFYFTETLWPDFNEKAFTEALMSFGNRERRFGKTGDQVKAENQKKD, from the coding sequence ATTAAGTTTACGGCCTTTTTGCTAAATGGAACCGACGTGATAACAACGAATAATAATAGCCAGGTAACTCAGGCACTTCCGCAACATGTCGCTATCATCATGGATGGTAATGGCCGATGGGCACAACATCAGGGTAAACCTCGTGTTGCAGGTCATAAAGCGGGGGTTGAATCGGTGCGCGATTGCGTCCGCACGGCACGAGAAAAAGGTGTTAAAGCGCTTACCTTATTCGCCTTTAGCTCTGAAAACTGGATGCGACCAGAAGACGAAGTTAGCGTGCTTATGGAATTATTTATGTTTGTGTTAACCCGAGAGGTTAAACGCTTACATAAAAATAATATTCGGTTTCAATTGATTGGCGATAAGACTCGCTTTTCAAGCAAACTACAACAAAAGATTGTAGATGCAGAGCAACTAACCAAAAATAATGATGCTATGGTGCTATCCGTTGCAGCCAACTATGGTGGGCGCTGGGATATTGCACAAGCAACAAAGAAAATTGCTCAAAGCGCCCTAAATGGGGAAGTAAACATACAAGATATTGATGAGCAGTTACTTGGTCAACATATCTGCTTAGCAGATTTACCTGAGCTGGATTTACTTATCCGCACAGGTGGTGATTATCGCATAAGTAATTTTTTGCTTTGGCAAGCAGCTTATGCTGAGTTTTATTTTACTGAAACGTTGTGGCCTGACTTTAACGAAAAGGCGTTTACCGAAGCGTTAATGTCTTTTGGTAATCGAGAGCGCCGCTTTGGTAAAACAGGCGATCAAGTAAAAGCGGAAAATCAGAAAAAGGACTAA
- a CDS encoding CDP-archaeol synthase yields the protein MLKQRIITAVILAPLAIAAIFFLSLQNFAAVLAVVLAIGAWEWGPLMGFDTKRRRIGFVSALLLTIAGMWYLMPPTAIWTTSGHVMSGVVITMMISAVWWLMSLLMIFKYPKHSQFWTSHRSIRGIFGLLTLAPTWLAFVTLRGHEYNIDTYHGSQLIMFLFALVWSADIGAYFTGKRFGKNKLMPNVSPGKTIEGFLGGMACAAMVAVITGLVLTVSSEQLIKIIILAVVVSIVSVIGDLTESMLKRQAGVKDSGRILPGHGGVLDRIDSLTATAPIFTLCLILFTW from the coding sequence TTGTTAAAGCAACGTATTATAACAGCAGTGATTTTAGCGCCTTTGGCGATCGCTGCCATATTCTTCTTATCGTTACAAAACTTTGCCGCGGTATTGGCGGTTGTGTTAGCTATCGGCGCCTGGGAATGGGGCCCGTTAATGGGCTTTGATACAAAACGTCGCCGTATTGGTTTTGTTTCAGCGTTATTACTGACAATTGCTGGCATGTGGTATTTGATGCCACCAACAGCCATTTGGACCACATCAGGGCATGTTATGTCGGGTGTTGTCATTACCATGATGATATCTGCTGTATGGTGGTTGATGAGTTTGTTGATGATCTTCAAATATCCTAAGCACTCGCAATTTTGGACTTCGCACCGCAGTATTCGCGGTATTTTCGGTTTACTAACACTTGCGCCAACTTGGCTAGCTTTTGTGACATTGCGTGGTCATGAGTACAACATTGACACCTATCATGGTAGCCAGCTTATTATGTTCTTATTTGCATTAGTGTGGAGTGCAGACATTGGTGCATACTTTACCGGTAAGCGTTTTGGCAAAAATAAATTGATGCCAAATGTCAGCCCAGGAAAAACCATTGAAGGCTTCTTAGGTGGTATGGCGTGTGCTGCTATGGTCGCTGTGATTACTGGTTTGGTTTTAACTGTTAGCAGTGAGCAATTAATCAAGATTATTATATTAGCGGTTGTTGTTAGTATTGTTTCGGTTATTGGTGACTTAACGGAAAGCATGCTTAAGCGTCAAGCCGGTGTGAAAGACAGTGGTCGTATCTTGCCGGGTCACGGTGGTGTATTAGATCGTATTGACAGCTTAACCGCCACAGCACCTATATTTACACTTTGTCTTATCTTGTTTACTTGGTAA
- the ispC gene encoding 1-deoxy-D-xylulose-5-phosphate reductoisomerase, with product MQGLSVLGATGSIGLSTLDVVRRHPDKYRVVSLSANQRVEQMHALCTEFKPKTVVMVDSQAAEQLKLLLMASGDHTTQVLQGEHALIGLVQDPAIDIVMAAIVGASGMLPTLEAVKADKKVLLANKEALVTSGQIFIDALRQSKAILLPIDSEHNAIFQCLPQAMQDGIGDAHITDNGISKILLTGSGGPFRNYPLEHFSDITPEQAIAHPNWDMGKKISVDSATMMNKGLEFIEAKWLFNLQPDDIQVILHPQSTIHSMVQYKDGSVLAQLGNPDMRTPIAHAMAYPERIDAGVEPFDFFNCKNFEFAQPDFERYPNLKLAIDACKAGQAACTALNAANEVSVQAFLDEQIKFTDIAAVNEYVMLQFIASDANTLDDIIRLDKAAREQTVSYVRQMETTP from the coding sequence ATGCAGGGCTTATCTGTTTTAGGGGCTACCGGCTCTATTGGCTTGAGTACGTTAGATGTTGTTCGTCGCCATCCCGATAAATATCGCGTTGTCAGCTTAAGTGCCAATCAACGGGTTGAGCAAATGCATGCATTATGTACTGAGTTTAAGCCGAAAACGGTTGTTATGGTCGATTCTCAAGCCGCTGAGCAATTGAAGTTGCTTTTGATGGCCAGTGGCGATCATACAACTCAGGTGTTACAGGGCGAGCATGCGCTTATCGGCTTAGTACAAGACCCAGCAATTGATATTGTTATGGCAGCGATTGTTGGTGCGTCGGGTATGCTACCAACACTTGAAGCGGTTAAGGCCGACAAGAAAGTGTTGCTAGCTAATAAAGAAGCCTTGGTTACATCGGGACAGATTTTTATTGATGCGTTGCGTCAATCTAAGGCGATTTTGCTACCAATTGATAGCGAACATAATGCTATTTTTCAATGCCTGCCACAGGCAATGCAAGATGGTATCGGCGATGCTCATATTACCGATAACGGTATTAGTAAAATCTTGCTGACAGGATCTGGCGGCCCATTTCGTAACTACCCATTAGAGCACTTTTCAGATATCACACCTGAACAAGCCATTGCTCATCCAAACTGGGATATGGGCAAGAAAATTTCCGTTGACTCTGCCACAATGATGAATAAAGGCTTAGAGTTCATTGAAGCCAAATGGTTGTTTAACTTACAGCCCGATGATATCCAGGTGATCCTTCATCCACAGTCAACCATTCACTCAATGGTTCAATACAAAGATGGCTCGGTATTAGCGCAGTTGGGCAACCCGGACATGCGCACGCCAATCGCCCACGCTATGGCTTATCCTGAGCGTATTGATGCTGGGGTTGAGCCGTTCGACTTTTTTAACTGTAAAAACTTTGAATTTGCACAGCCTGATTTCGAGCGTTATCCTAACCTCAAGTTGGCGATTGATGCATGTAAGGCTGGGCAAGCGGCATGTACAGCACTTAATGCCGCCAATGAAGTGTCAGTGCAAGCATTTTTAGACGAGCAAATTAAGTTCACAGATATTGCAGCTGTTAATGAATATGTCATGTTGCAATTTATCGCATCTGATGCGAATACCCTAGATGATATTATTCGTTTAGATAAAGCTGCCCGCGAGCAAACGGTTAGCTATGTTAGGCAAATGGAGACGACCCCTTAA
- the rseP gene encoding sigma E protease regulator RseP, with translation MFEFLWNLGSFIVALGLLITVHEFGHFWVARKCGVKVERFSVGFGKTLFRTHDKQGTEYVIALIPLGGYVKMLDERVDDVAEQDKSYAFNNKSVLQRIAIVAAGPIANFLFAIFAFYLMLLIGKTEVKPIIGEVQQHSIAAQAGLQQGSEIIAINGNKTPEWQAVNMALVSQIGSEQIIIEARQADTTYIKEHRLDTRNWQFEPSETSAMSSLGFQPYRPQILPIIGQTVPGEAAAQAGLVKGDEIIAIDNTKINGNWQQFVDTIVANPNKTLNISYIRNGEIQTIDMLVGTRQQNDGRIEGYAGIAATLEPYPESYVFLLQYGPLEAIAEASARTWELIDLSVAMLGKLLTGDVSVNNLSGPIAIAQGAGTSAGVGLVYFLSFLALISVNLGIINLLPLPILDGGHLLYYTVELITGKPVPEKVQEVGFKIGALILLTLMSIAIFNDVSRL, from the coding sequence ATGTTTGAATTTCTCTGGAATCTTGGCTCATTTATTGTTGCCCTAGGTTTATTGATCACGGTTCATGAATTTGGCCACTTTTGGGTGGCACGAAAATGCGGGGTCAAAGTAGAGAGATTCTCGGTTGGTTTTGGCAAAACTCTATTTCGCACCCATGATAAACAAGGCACTGAATACGTTATTGCCCTGATCCCGTTGGGCGGTTACGTGAAAATGCTCGATGAGCGTGTCGATGATGTTGCCGAGCAAGACAAGTCGTATGCGTTTAATAATAAGTCGGTACTGCAACGTATTGCCATTGTTGCAGCAGGACCTATTGCTAACTTCTTATTCGCGATTTTTGCCTTTTATTTGATGTTGCTTATAGGCAAAACCGAAGTGAAGCCTATTATCGGTGAGGTTCAACAACACTCCATTGCCGCCCAAGCAGGCTTACAGCAGGGCAGCGAAATCATTGCAATAAATGGTAATAAAACGCCAGAGTGGCAGGCTGTTAATATGGCCTTGGTTAGTCAAATCGGTAGCGAGCAAATCATTATTGAAGCGCGTCAAGCAGATACTACCTATATAAAAGAGCATCGATTAGATACGCGCAACTGGCAATTTGAGCCGAGTGAAACCTCAGCAATGTCTAGTTTAGGGTTCCAACCATATCGCCCACAAATTTTACCTATTATCGGTCAAACCGTGCCAGGTGAAGCCGCAGCACAAGCTGGCCTTGTTAAAGGCGATGAAATTATTGCCATCGACAACACTAAAATTAATGGTAATTGGCAACAATTTGTGGATACTATTGTGGCTAATCCCAATAAAACACTCAATATCAGTTATATTCGCAATGGCGAAATTCAAACGATTGATATGTTAGTGGGAACTCGACAACAAAACGATGGTCGTATAGAGGGTTACGCAGGTATTGCTGCAACATTAGAGCCATATCCCGAGAGTTATGTGTTTTTATTGCAATATGGTCCACTCGAAGCAATCGCAGAAGCCAGCGCTCGAACTTGGGAGCTTATTGATTTAAGTGTAGCCATGTTAGGCAAATTGCTCACTGGTGATGTTAGTGTCAACAACCTAAGCGGGCCTATCGCCATCGCTCAAGGTGCAGGAACGAGCGCAGGGGTTGGCTTAGTATACTTTCTTAGCTTTTTAGCTTTGATAAGTGTTAACCTTGGCATAATTAATTTATTGCCTTTGCCTATTCTTGATGGTGGGCATTTACTGTATTACACAGTGGAGTTAATAACAGGTAAGCCGGTACCAGAAAAAGTACAAGAAGTAGGGTTTAAGATAGGCGCCCTTATTTTATTAACGTTAATGAGTATTGCTATATTTAATGACGTTTCCCGGCTTTAA
- the bamA gene encoding outer membrane protein assembly factor BamA translates to MIIKKLALAVLLGSVGGQAVAANEFVVDDIEIKGLQRVALGAALTHIPVTVGDELNDFRISQSIKSLYASGHFHDIKAFRDGNKLIFRVKERETISEIIFDGNDDIKDEQLQESLDGSNIRVGETLDRSVLTGIETGLEDFYHSVGKYNAKVTTKIAHLPRNRINLTFEFDEGDAAKIEQINIVGNELYSDAELLNKVELTYDSPWWNFMAQDRYQKQTLQGDMETIESHYLDRGYLRFNIDSTQVSMTPDKEGVYITLNVSEGEQYKVSEIEFIGDMAGYEKTIEAISPLQVDALYNAAEVTYTEELISKFLGRFGYAYPQVQTGTEINDDDNTVKLIVSVDPGKRVYVNRINFLGNNATSEEVLRREMRQMEGSWLSNNWLEGSKVRIQRLPYFETVEFETKPVPGEDDLVDVDFTVKEQPSGSFSAGIGYGSYSGLSLNAGIQQNNFLGTGNSLGFQVNTMRFQKSANISYTNPYWTIDGVSLGGSIFYNEFDAGQANLVNYNQTSYGASLNVGYPINEYVRVNFGGGYKSSDISNLQTYEQIKSFNDIYKDPNNPDATLNFETFDVNAAISRITLNRGTFPTAGSSQILSGKFTFPEVSDVEYFKVKYDSKYYFPLSRDHRWTVLARFEAGYANGYGTFNGNDQLLPFWENFRAGGATTLRGFENNTVGPRAIYRYPSQSPGLPGEGNEVSPSDQDAVVISRRSVGGNAMVIGGLELIVPTPFLDEGYTNSVRTSFFVDAGNVWDTEFDLNDYSSLDPREFAKLSDYSDPGRIRASAGMSIQWLSPMGPMIFNFAKTLGSEQGDETEFFSFNIGKTF, encoded by the coding sequence ATGATAATAAAAAAACTCGCCTTAGCAGTATTATTGGGCAGCGTTGGTGGACAGGCTGTTGCCGCCAATGAGTTTGTCGTAGACGATATCGAAATTAAAGGTTTGCAACGAGTTGCGCTCGGTGCAGCATTGACTCACATTCCTGTCACTGTAGGTGACGAATTAAATGACTTCCGTATTTCTCAGTCAATCAAGTCGCTGTATGCGTCTGGTCACTTTCACGATATCAAAGCCTTCCGTGACGGCAATAAGCTGATCTTCCGTGTTAAAGAACGAGAAACTATTTCAGAAATCATTTTTGATGGTAACGATGACATCAAAGATGAACAATTACAGGAAAGCCTTGACGGCTCAAATATCCGCGTTGGTGAAACACTTGATCGTTCAGTATTAACGGGTATTGAAACAGGTTTAGAAGACTTTTATCACAGTGTGGGTAAATACAACGCCAAAGTTACCACCAAAATTGCCCATTTACCGCGTAATCGCATTAATTTGACCTTTGAGTTTGATGAAGGTGATGCGGCAAAAATTGAGCAAATTAACATTGTTGGTAACGAGCTTTACTCTGATGCCGAACTGTTAAATAAAGTCGAGTTAACCTACGACTCGCCGTGGTGGAACTTCATGGCGCAAGACAGGTATCAAAAGCAAACCTTGCAAGGCGATATGGAGACTATCGAGAGTCATTACCTTGATCGTGGTTATTTACGCTTTAACATCGATTCTACTCAAGTATCGATGACGCCGGACAAAGAGGGGGTTTATATCACCCTTAATGTCAGCGAAGGTGAACAATATAAGGTGAGCGAGATTGAATTTATTGGTGATATGGCAGGTTATGAAAAAACCATTGAAGCTATTTCGCCCCTACAAGTGGATGCCTTATATAACGCGGCTGAAGTGACGTACACTGAAGAGCTAATCAGTAAGTTTCTTGGTCGTTTTGGTTATGCTTACCCGCAGGTACAAACCGGTACAGAAATTAATGATGACGATAATACGGTTAAGTTGATTGTCTCGGTTGATCCTGGTAAACGTGTATACGTAAACCGTATTAACTTTTTAGGCAATAATGCGACCTCAGAAGAAGTCCTGCGTCGCGAAATGCGTCAAATGGAAGGCTCATGGTTGTCGAATAATTGGCTTGAAGGATCAAAGGTTCGTATTCAGCGTTTACCATATTTTGAAACGGTTGAGTTTGAAACCAAACCGGTGCCAGGCGAAGACGACTTAGTTGATGTTGATTTTACCGTGAAAGAGCAACCATCTGGCTCATTTAGTGCGGGTATCGGTTATGGCTCATACTCAGGTTTAAGTTTAAACGCTGGTATTCAACAAAATAACTTTCTCGGCACGGGTAACAGTTTAGGTTTCCAAGTCAACACCATGCGCTTCCAAAAAAGCGCTAATATTTCATATACTAACCCGTATTGGACGATAGATGGTGTTTCGCTAGGTGGCAGTATATTTTACAACGAGTTTGATGCAGGCCAAGCGAATCTTGTTAATTATAATCAAACCTCATACGGTGCATCATTAAACGTAGGCTACCCAATAAACGAGTATGTGCGCGTTAATTTTGGTGGTGGTTATAAGAGTTCTGATATCTCTAACTTACAAACCTATGAACAAATTAAATCGTTTAACGATATCTATAAGGATCCTAATAATCCTGATGCAACGTTAAACTTTGAAACGTTCGATGTAAATGCAGCGATTTCTCGTATCACCTTAAACCGTGGTACCTTTCCAACGGCAGGTTCATCGCAAATTTTATCGGGTAAGTTTACCTTCCCGGAAGTTTCAGATGTTGAGTACTTTAAAGTTAAATACGACAGTAAGTATTATTTCCCGTTATCACGCGATCATCGCTGGACTGTGTTAGCTCGCTTTGAGGCAGGCTATGCCAATGGTTATGGTACCTTTAATGGTAATGATCAACTATTACCGTTTTGGGAGAACTTCCGTGCCGGTGGTGCGACGACATTACGTGGTTTCGAAAATAATACCGTAGGTCCACGAGCCATTTATCGTTACCCAAGCCAAAGCCCTGGTTTGCCGGGCGAAGGTAATGAAGTGAGCCCATCTGATCAAGATGCCGTGGTTATTTCACGACGCAGTGTTGGTGGTAATGCCATGGTTATTGGTGGCCTAGAATTGATTGTGCCAACGCCATTCTTAGATGAAGGCTACACAAACTCAGTTCGTACCAGTTTCTTCGTTGATGCAGGTAACGTTTGGGATACCGAATTTGACCTAAACGATTACAGCTCATTAGATCCTCGTGAATTCGCTAAACTGTCTGATTATTCAGATCCGGGTCGTATTCGCGCGTCTGCGGGCATGTCAATTCAGTGGTTATCGCCAATGGGGCCGATGATTTTCAACTTTGCCAAAACATTAGGCAGTGAACAAGGTGATGAAACCGAATTCTTCAGTTTCAACATTGGTAAAACATTCTAA
- a CDS encoding OmpH family outer membrane protein encodes MKTFIKSVALTAVASSMMMASSVNAAEQKIGVVNVQQVVAQLPQMADIQAKITSEFKDQVDGLKKLEGDIKYKLEKRQRDEAILSKKEIEALEKEIVELRQQYAGQAQPLQQQLKRREQEEQQKILMLVKDAVDAVAAKEGYDLIIQQSAVAFSKQDLDISAKVVEHAAKK; translated from the coding sequence GTGAAAACTTTTATTAAATCTGTGGCGTTGACCGCCGTTGCTTCAAGTATGATGATGGCATCTTCAGTAAACGCTGCAGAGCAAAAAATTGGTGTTGTTAATGTTCAGCAAGTTGTGGCGCAATTACCACAAATGGCTGACATTCAAGCGAAAATTACTAGCGAATTTAAAGACCAAGTAGATGGTTTGAAAAAGCTTGAAGGTGACATTAAATATAAGCTTGAAAAGCGCCAACGTGATGAAGCCATTTTAAGCAAGAAAGAAATCGAAGCGCTTGAAAAAGAAATCGTAGAGTTGCGTCAACAGTACGCAGGTCAAGCGCAACCATTGCAACAACAACTAAAACGTCGCGAGCAAGAAGAACAGCAAAAAATCTTAATGTTAGTGAAAGATGCTGTTGATGCGGTAGCTGCGAAAGAAGGCTACGACCTAATTATTCAGCAATCAGCGGTAGCGTTTTCTAAGCAAGATTTAGATATTTCCGCTAAAGTTGTAGAGCACGCAGCGAAAAAATAA
- the lpxD gene encoding UDP-3-O-(3-hydroxymyristoyl)glucosamine N-acyltransferase, producing the protein MITLGDLAKQLGGRVEGDESCQIHSLATLTEAKSGQIAFLANAKYRQYLEQTQASAVIVSEAHAKFCKTNALILGNPYLGFAMVAQLLDTTPKAADDIAPSAVIADDVVLGEGVCIGANAVIEQGAELADNVVIGANCFVGKQAKIGANSQLWANVSVYHRVEIGQDCLVQANAVIGSDGFGYANDKGQWIKIPQLGTVIIGDNVEIGASTTIDRGALENTVIGDNCIIDNQVQIAHNVQLGAGTAIAGCSVIAGSTKIGKHCIIAGLVGVNGHIEVADRTTLTGMTMVTKAIKEPGGVYSSGLPALENREWRRNTSRYKHLDGMYKRMQELERVIEELKDNQ; encoded by the coding sequence ATGATTACATTAGGTGATTTAGCCAAGCAACTTGGCGGTCGTGTCGAGGGAGATGAGTCTTGCCAGATTCACTCCCTTGCTACATTAACAGAGGCGAAATCTGGGCAAATTGCATTCCTTGCTAATGCCAAATATCGTCAATATCTTGAACAAACTCAAGCGAGTGCCGTTATTGTTTCAGAGGCACATGCTAAGTTTTGTAAAACCAATGCATTGATCCTTGGCAACCCTTATCTTGGCTTTGCGATGGTGGCACAATTGCTTGATACCACGCCAAAAGCTGCCGATGATATCGCACCATCTGCGGTAATAGCAGACGATGTTGTGCTTGGCGAAGGTGTTTGTATTGGTGCAAATGCGGTAATTGAGCAGGGTGCAGAGCTCGCGGATAACGTTGTTATAGGTGCTAATTGCTTTGTTGGTAAACAAGCAAAGATTGGTGCCAACAGCCAGTTATGGGCAAATGTCAGTGTCTATCATCGTGTTGAAATTGGCCAGGACTGCTTAGTGCAAGCCAATGCGGTTATTGGTAGTGATGGCTTTGGCTATGCTAACGATAAAGGACAATGGATTAAAATCCCACAGCTAGGAACCGTTATCATTGGTGATAACGTCGAAATTGGTGCTTCGACCACCATCGATCGTGGCGCCTTAGAAAATACGGTTATTGGTGATAATTGTATCATCGATAATCAGGTGCAAATTGCGCATAACGTACAATTAGGTGCAGGTACCGCTATCGCAGGTTGTAGTGTCATAGCTGGTAGCACGAAAATTGGTAAGCACTGTATTATTGCAGGTTTAGTTGGGGTTAATGGCCATATTGAAGTGGCCGACCGCACGACATTGACCGGCATGACAATGGTGACTAAGGCCATTAAAGAGCCTGGTGGCGTATACTCTTCAGGTTTGCCAGCGTTAGAAAATAGAGAATGGCGTCGTAACACTAGCCGTTATAAACATTTAGATGGTATGTACAAGCGTATGCAAGAGCTTGAACGTGTCATCGAAGAACTAAAAGACAATCAATAG
- the fabZ gene encoding 3-hydroxyacyl-ACP dehydratase FabZ, producing MEQSKNVIDIEEIQTLIPHRYPFLLVDKVLDYVPGKSIHAIKNVSVNEPVFQGHFPGYKIFPGVMILEAMAQASGVLGFKSVEGEDGEMFLFAGIDNARFKSPVVPGDTMHIHIEFVKERRGMWKFAATAKVDDKVVCSADLMCARKGI from the coding sequence TTGGAACAGTCCAAAAATGTCATTGACATAGAAGAAATTCAAACCCTAATCCCGCATCGTTATCCGTTTTTATTAGTGGATAAGGTGCTTGATTATGTACCTGGTAAATCGATTCACGCGATAAAAAATGTGTCTGTGAATGAGCCGGTATTTCAAGGTCACTTCCCTGGTTATAAGATTTTTCCTGGGGTGATGATCTTAGAAGCGATGGCACAAGCCAGCGGCGTACTAGGTTTTAAATCGGTCGAAGGCGAAGATGGGGAAATGTTCTTATTTGCGGGCATTGATAATGCGCGTTTTAAAAGCCCTGTCGTCCCTGGTGATACGATGCATATCCACATTGAGTTTGTTAAAGAGCGTCGTGGTATGTGGAAATTTGCTGCAACAGCAAAAGTAGACGATAAAGTGGTTTGTTCAGCCGATCTTATGTGTGCACGAAAAGGTATTTAA
- the lpxA gene encoding acyl-ACP--UDP-N-acetylglucosamine O-acyltransferase — protein MIHPQAIVEPGAKLGKNVTVGPFAYIGNDVVIGDDCVIHSHAVVKGPTTMGKGNVIFQFASVGEECQDKKYAGEPTRLEIGDDNVFREGCTIHRGTIQDNSVTIIGNDNLFMAGSHVAHDVIIGSHGIFANHCSLAGHCKVGDWVIFGGMSGAHQFTQIGSHAFIGGGGIVLRDIPPYVMASGHPAKPFGLNSEGLKRRGFDKQAILEVKRAYKEVYRKGLTIAEASDALADVASRVPEVKHFIDFIVNSPRGIAR, from the coding sequence ATGATTCATCCGCAAGCGATTGTAGAGCCGGGCGCTAAGCTTGGCAAAAACGTTACTGTTGGTCCATTTGCCTATATTGGTAATGATGTCGTTATTGGCGACGATTGTGTTATTCATTCCCATGCCGTTGTAAAAGGTCCAACGACCATGGGCAAGGGCAATGTCATCTTCCAATTTGCCTCGGTAGGGGAAGAGTGCCAAGATAAAAAATACGCAGGCGAGCCTACTCGACTGGAAATTGGCGATGATAACGTTTTCCGAGAGGGGTGTACGATTCATCGTGGAACTATCCAAGACAACTCGGTAACCATCATAGGCAACGATAACTTATTTATGGCTGGTTCGCATGTTGCTCATGATGTCATTATTGGCAGTCACGGTATCTTTGCTAACCACTGTAGCTTAGCTGGTCACTGTAAAGTGGGTGACTGGGTTATCTTTGGTGGCATGTCAGGTGCACACCAATTTACTCAAATTGGCTCGCATGCCTTTATTGGTGGTGGCGGTATTGTGTTGCGTGATATTCCTCCTTATGTGATGGCATCTGGCCATCCAGCTAAGCCGTTTGGTTTAAATAGTGAAGGCCTAAAGCGTCGTGGTTTTGATAAACAAGCGATCCTTGAGGTTAAGCGAGCGTATAAAGAGGTTTACCGTAAAGGGCTGACGATTGCTGAAGCCAGTGACGCCCTAGCCGATGTCGCTAGCCGTGTACCTGAAGTGAAGCATTTCATCGATTTTATCGTTAATTCACCTCGAGGCATTGCTCGATAG